Proteins co-encoded in one Candidatus Nanopelagicales bacterium genomic window:
- a CDS encoding nitroreductase family deazaflavin-dependent oxidoreductase, with translation MPFPTRITRFNRDHLNPYMKRVARFAPHMAVVHHRGRVSGREYSNPVLAFHTGDQWICALTYGSSVDWVKNVVAAGSFELVVHGRTVRLTHPELIDDPSLRQRLPVYLRPILAAAGVTEFLTAQRVDR, from the coding sequence ATGCCTTTTCCCACGAGGATCACCCGGTTCAACCGGGACCACCTGAACCCCTACATGAAGCGGGTCGCCCGGTTCGCGCCACACATGGCAGTGGTCCATCATCGCGGCCGAGTGTCGGGGCGGGAGTACTCCAACCCAGTGCTGGCGTTCCACACCGGCGATCAGTGGATCTGCGCGTTGACCTACGGAAGCTCGGTCGACTGGGTCAAGAACGTTGTGGCCGCGGGCTCCTTCGAGCTGGTGGTCCACGGCAGGACAGTTCGGCTGACCCACCCTGAGCTGATCGACGATCCGTCCTTGCGGCAACGGCTTCCCGTCTACCTGCGTCCGATCCTGGCTGCGGCAGGAGTGACCGAGTTCCTCACCGCTCAGCGGGTCGATCGGTAG
- a CDS encoding carbohydrate-binding protein, with the protein MRSAYERIEAEAPTANNGGVIDGGHVGSLGNGDWLEYGTVDFGSSGPYQVNSLVSGGSSGSGLVTYRVDSPTGPVVADFAIANTGGWNTYKQIPANAGGVTGEHKLYVTFKSGYSGDYVNLDRFQFSVKGAPRPDLMSAYTVTEAEQTADRHRKVTSRRPRRPTAQGHLAGLRHRRLRQARTRPG; encoded by the coding sequence GTGCGTTCCGCGTACGAGCGGATCGAGGCCGAGGCGCCCACCGCCAACAACGGCGGCGTGATCGACGGCGGCCACGTCGGCAGCCTCGGTAACGGCGACTGGCTTGAATACGGCACCGTCGACTTCGGCAGCAGCGGCCCCTACCAGGTCAACTCCCTGGTCTCCGGCGGCTCGTCGGGCTCCGGCCTGGTCACCTACCGGGTCGACTCCCCCACCGGACCTGTCGTGGCGGACTTCGCCATCGCCAACACCGGCGGCTGGAACACCTACAAGCAGATCCCCGCCAACGCGGGCGGAGTCACCGGCGAACATAAGCTGTACGTCACCTTCAAATCCGGCTACTCCGGTGACTACGTCAACCTCGACCGGTTCCAGTTCTCGGTCAAGGGCGCGCCGCGTCCGGACCTGATGTCGGCCTACACCGTCACCGAGGCCGAGCAGACCGCTGACCGCCACCGCAAGGTCACCAGCCGACGACCGCGTCGTCCGACTGCGCAAGGGCACCTGGCTGGACTACGGCACCGTCGACTTCGGCAAGCGCGGACCCGCCCAGGGTGA
- a CDS encoding pentapeptide repeat-containing protein: protein MTATNPYYLMQVTYQGTQVQSGTKIAGCTIASYSKCPGAELSGRSLQGAFLSYSAFPKADLSGVNLKVGSIAFADFTDVTGRELDLAGTSLVRTDLSGSNLRGARMVLNDAAEVNLTKAVLDDANVVDTSFVKANLRGASLKGAVVRGDVFSGADIRGVDFTGADLSESDFVGARASGATWRGATFCNTLMPDGSVKGEQDGPCPGAPEFGPSGSTITLTPSEPFYLGAQSQLTSSPAQPYGSTLAGCELVQQAKCPGVDFSGQDLSGVLLGQADLSRANLDGADAENASLVLSNLAGATAQRTSFVSGAVTGSGMRGAQLSDTQWTFASAALADMRGSDLSGADFGFGDLIGADLTGANLAGVDLSDSNAIGVNLTDASLRGVNLANADLTGATLTGADLSDAQYCNTVMPNGSVKAPQEGLCPGQQVPTAKPSP, encoded by the coding sequence GTGACGGCGACCAATCCCTATTACCTGATGCAGGTGACGTACCAGGGAACCCAGGTTCAGTCCGGGACCAAGATCGCGGGCTGCACGATCGCCAGCTACTCGAAGTGTCCCGGCGCCGAGCTCTCCGGGCGGAGTCTGCAGGGAGCGTTCCTGTCGTATTCCGCGTTTCCCAAGGCGGACCTCTCCGGTGTGAACCTCAAGGTCGGCTCGATCGCCTTCGCTGACTTCACGGATGTGACCGGCCGAGAGTTGGACCTCGCAGGTACGTCCTTGGTGCGGACCGACCTGTCCGGCTCGAACCTGCGCGGAGCCAGAATGGTGCTCAACGACGCGGCCGAGGTGAACCTGACCAAGGCGGTCCTCGACGACGCGAATGTGGTGGACACGTCGTTCGTCAAGGCCAACCTGCGGGGGGCGTCACTGAAGGGGGCAGTAGTTCGCGGTGACGTGTTCTCCGGGGCGGACATCCGAGGTGTGGACTTCACCGGGGCTGACCTCAGCGAGTCTGATTTCGTGGGGGCCCGGGCGTCGGGTGCTACTTGGCGCGGCGCGACGTTCTGCAACACTTTGATGCCGGACGGTTCGGTCAAGGGTGAACAGGACGGTCCTTGCCCGGGGGCACCGGAGTTCGGCCCGTCCGGTTCCACGATCACCTTGACACCTTCGGAGCCGTTCTACCTGGGGGCGCAGTCACAATTGACCTCCTCACCGGCTCAGCCGTACGGTTCGACGCTGGCCGGGTGCGAACTCGTTCAGCAGGCCAAGTGCCCCGGTGTCGACTTCAGCGGTCAGGACCTCAGCGGTGTCCTGCTGGGGCAGGCGGACCTGAGCCGGGCGAACCTGGACGGCGCGGATGCGGAGAACGCGTCGCTGGTGCTGTCGAACCTGGCCGGTGCCACCGCGCAGCGGACCTCCTTCGTCAGTGGCGCGGTCACCGGGTCGGGCATGAGGGGTGCCCAGTTGTCGGACACTCAGTGGACATTCGCGTCGGCGGCCCTGGCTGACATGCGTGGGTCGGACCTGAGCGGGGCCGACTTCGGCTTCGGTGACCTCATCGGAGCCGACCTGACCGGGGCGAATCTGGCTGGGGTGGACCTGTCCGACTCGAACGCCATCGGCGTGAACCTCACCGACGCCAGCTTGCGTGGGGTCAATCTGGCCAACGCCGACCTTACCGGCGCCACCCTGACTGGCGCGGACCTCAGTGACGCCCAGTACTGCAACACCGTGATGCCCAACGGCTCGGTGAAGGCGCCGCAAGAGGGGCTGTGCCCGGGTCAGCAAGTGCCTACGGCGAAA
- a CDS encoding ATP-binding protein, with product MGLVGGECSGKTSLATALVERFGGIHVPEVLRAFVDTHGRAPTQSEQAQVMHEQEAAEGQARSQAAATNDTIVVCDPAAFMTAIYSMAYYADDSLLAAAIAHLSTYDLLVWCDPAIPWEADGAQRDGPAERDRVDAILADVVRTHSIAASRVTGSVDERVELVARACGLGDDPLIHPAKPWPDH from the coding sequence GTGGGACTGGTCGGCGGCGAATGCTCCGGCAAGACGTCGCTGGCGACGGCGCTGGTCGAGAGATTCGGTGGCATTCACGTTCCCGAGGTGCTGCGCGCATTTGTGGACACCCACGGCAGAGCCCCCACGCAGTCCGAACAAGCACAGGTCATGCACGAGCAGGAAGCAGCCGAAGGGCAGGCGAGATCGCAAGCAGCCGCGACGAACGACACGATCGTCGTGTGTGACCCCGCCGCCTTCATGACTGCCATTTACAGCATGGCTTACTACGCCGACGACTCTCTGCTGGCCGCGGCGATCGCGCATCTGTCCACTTACGACCTCCTCGTCTGGTGCGACCCGGCCATCCCCTGGGAAGCCGATGGGGCCCAGCGTGATGGGCCGGCAGAACGTGACCGCGTCGATGCGATCCTCGCGGACGTCGTGCGGACGCACTCGATCGCGGCTTCCCGCGTGACGGGATCAGTCGACGAGCGCGTTGAGTTGGTGGCCCGCGCCTGCGGGCTAGGCGACGACCCGCTGATCCACCCGGCGAAGCCCTGGCCCGATCACTAG
- the pnuC gene encoding nicotinamide riboside transporter PnuC, whose translation MMGTFFTAWDYPVTYLEFAAVVVSLVAIVLAALGKRIAWPFYFLSGVLYGWLFVEFDLLGSAILQLVFIAAAVWGWFGWGAGGVREPKRLSLRVSSIGLTGVVITWLIVTPLLSAMGAAATLLDGFVLVGSVAAQLLMVKGYVEAWPMWTIVNVVGTYHYANQQLYFTSLFYFVLLCLAVWGWWNWLRKGAEGQVDSDAKSVSATGQYS comes from the coding sequence ATGATGGGCACGTTCTTCACTGCCTGGGACTATCCGGTGACCTACCTGGAGTTCGCGGCGGTCGTCGTCTCGCTGGTCGCGATCGTCCTGGCGGCCTTGGGCAAACGAATCGCGTGGCCGTTCTACTTCCTGTCCGGTGTGCTGTACGGATGGCTCTTCGTCGAGTTCGATCTGCTCGGCAGCGCGATCCTGCAGTTGGTGTTCATCGCAGCCGCCGTGTGGGGATGGTTCGGGTGGGGCGCTGGCGGAGTCCGCGAGCCCAAGCGACTGTCGCTGCGCGTGAGTTCGATCGGGCTGACGGGCGTCGTGATCACCTGGCTGATCGTGACCCCGCTGCTCAGCGCGATGGGTGCAGCGGCCACCTTGCTGGACGGCTTCGTCCTGGTCGGCTCCGTCGCCGCGCAGTTACTGATGGTGAAGGGCTACGTCGAAGCGTGGCCGATGTGGACGATCGTCAATGTGGTCGGCACCTACCACTATGCGAACCAGCAGCTCTACTTCACGTCGCTGTTCTACTTCGTCCTGCTCTGTCTGGCGGTGTGGGGTTGGTGGAACTGGCTACGCAAGGGTGCTGAAGGGCAGGTCGACAGCGACGCGAAGTCGGTGTCGGCCACCGGCCAGTACTCGTGA
- a CDS encoding carbohydrate-binding protein — MTSLVANATSRPATVSFRLDARTGRKIADFTVSGKAGGDTFKQYRTKTRPVTGTHRLFVTATSKHKRGAVDFDRFQFSVKGAPRPNLTTVAARSVSATPCPTPTPTPTPTPTPTPTPTPTPTPTPTPTQTPTPTPTPTPTPTQTATPSPAPPSGVRSAYDRVEAETPTANNGGVIDGGHVGNLGNGDWLEYGTVDFGSSGPFQVYSLVSAGSSGSGLVSYRVDSPTGPIVGSFAIADTGGWNTYKQIPANAGGVTGVHKLYIAFTSGYSGDYVNLDRFQFAIKGAPRPDLTSGSPTPTSTPTPTPTPTATPSPTDTVADGPSTPSPTPTSTPSPTPTQTQTPTPPGPGGWSLVWNDEFNGAAGAAPDPGKWTAETGGWGWGNQELQYYTDSRENSAQSGDGNLVITAKADGGGQNCWYGPCTHTSARLITENKFDTKYGKVEARIKVPAGQGIWPAFWMLGSDFRNVGWPNSGEIDIMENVGKEPGTVYGNVHGPGYSGCCGIVGSTTLPNGEKLSDSFHDFAIEWDDDSITWFLDGAPFHRVTKSDVPAGSAWVFDHNFFVLLNVAVGGQWPGSPDQTTQFPQKMLVDYVRVYQSTDTAPASRPAGNRIEAEDYDAQSGAKAEVTSDVGGGRNIGWLANGDWSAYRHVDFGNTGYNEVQLRLANGSTVTGDVQVRLDGPGGELLGTVAIPPTGGWQTWQTKTARLSRTVTGEHSVYLVMANAGAAVDFANINWFTFSRA, encoded by the coding sequence GTGACCTCGCTGGTCGCCAACGCCACGTCGCGCCCCGCGACGGTGTCATTCCGACTCGATGCGCGCACCGGACGCAAGATCGCCGACTTCACCGTCTCGGGCAAGGCCGGTGGGGACACCTTCAAGCAGTACCGCACCAAGACCCGTCCCGTGACCGGCACCCACCGCCTGTTCGTGACGGCCACCTCGAAACACAAGCGCGGTGCCGTCGACTTCGACCGGTTCCAGTTCTCGGTCAAGGGCGCACCACGCCCCAACCTGACCACCGTCGCCGCCCGTTCGGTCTCGGCCACGCCCTGCCCGACCCCAACTCCGACCCCCACCCCCACCCCGACACCGACGCCGACACCGACACCGACACCGACACCGACACCCACACCTACACAGACGCCCACTCCAACACCCACCCCGACGCCGACGCCGACCCAGACGGCGACGCCCAGCCCGGCACCGCCTTCTGGTGTGCGTTCCGCGTATGACCGGGTCGAGGCGGAGACGCCCACCGCCAACAACGGTGGCGTAATCGACGGCGGCCACGTGGGCAACCTCGGCAATGGCGACTGGCTGGAATACGGCACCGTCGACTTCGGCAGCAGCGGTCCGTTCCAGGTCTACTCGCTGGTCTCCGCCGGCTCCTCTGGTTCTGGCCTGGTCAGCTACCGGGTGGATTCCCCGACCGGACCGATCGTCGGAAGTTTCGCGATCGCCGACACCGGCGGCTGGAACACCTACAAGCAGATCCCCGCCAACGCGGGCGGCGTCACCGGCGTGCACAAGTTGTACATCGCGTTCACCTCGGGCTACTCCGGTGACTACGTCAACCTCGACCGGTTCCAGTTCGCGATCAAGGGCGCCCCCCGCCCTGATCTGACCAGCGGGAGCCCCACGCCGACGTCCACGCCCACGCCCACGCCCACGCCGACTGCAACACCGTCGCCGACTGACACCGTCGCCGACGGCCCATCGACGCCGTCCCCGACACCCACGTCCACACCCAGCCCGACGCCGACCCAGACCCAGACCCCGACCCCCCCCGGGCCCGGCGGATGGTCGCTGGTGTGGAACGACGAGTTCAACGGAGCCGCCGGCGCCGCCCCCGATCCCGGCAAGTGGACCGCCGAGACCGGCGGATGGGGCTGGGGCAACCAAGAGTTGCAGTACTACACGGATTCACGTGAGAACTCCGCGCAGTCCGGCGACGGGAACCTGGTCATCACTGCCAAGGCGGACGGTGGCGGCCAGAACTGCTGGTACGGACCATGCACACACACGTCGGCTCGACTCATCACCGAGAACAAGTTCGACACGAAGTACGGCAAGGTCGAGGCCCGCATCAAGGTGCCCGCCGGTCAGGGGATCTGGCCCGCTTTCTGGATGCTCGGTTCGGACTTCCGCAACGTCGGTTGGCCCAACAGCGGTGAGATCGACATCATGGAGAACGTCGGAAAGGAGCCGGGAACTGTTTACGGCAACGTCCACGGCCCCGGCTACTCCGGTTGCTGCGGGATCGTCGGTTCGACCACACTGCCCAACGGCGAGAAGCTGTCCGACTCCTTCCACGACTTCGCCATCGAGTGGGACGACGACAGCATCACCTGGTTCCTCGACGGTGCTCCGTTCCACCGCGTGACCAAGTCCGATGTCCCTGCCGGTTCGGCGTGGGTCTTCGACCACAACTTCTTCGTGCTGCTCAATGTCGCAGTTGGCGGTCAGTGGCCGGGCAGCCCCGACCAGACGACGCAGTTCCCGCAGAAGATGCTGGTGGACTACGTCCGGGTGTACCAGTCCACTGACACCGCGCCGGCGTCCCGACCGGCGGGCAACCGGATCGAGGCCGAGGACTACGACGCGCAATCCGGTGCCAAGGCCGAGGTGACCAGCGATGTGGGCGGAGGCCGCAACATCGGATGGCTGGCCAACGGCGACTGGTCCGCATACCGACACGTCGACTTCGGGAACACGGGCTACAACGAGGTCCAGCTGCGCCTGGCCAACGGATCGACAGTGACCGGCGATGTCCAGGTCCGCTTGGATGGACCAGGCGGCGAGTTGCTCGGAACCGTGGCCATCCCCCCGACGGGGGGCTGGCAGACGTGGCAGACGAAGACGGCGCGGCTGTCTCGCACGGTGACCGGTGAGCATTCGGTCTACCTGGTCATGGCCAACGCCGGCGCGGCGGTGGACTTCGCCAACATCAACTGGTTCACCTTCAGCCGGGCATAG
- a CDS encoding M1 family aminopeptidase has translation MRTWKDIWLNEGFATWSEWLYAEQEAGIDANRAFTRVYRWQKRYPRQTWTWDVPPGDPGRRYIFDWAVYQRGALAVQALRNIVGDDTFQQIVRTWLSTRVYGNGSDQEFLAHAEQVSGRSLQKWFDVWLMAPHRPAETKENGFPPQLLD, from the coding sequence GTGCGTACGTGGAAGGACATCTGGCTCAACGAGGGATTCGCCACCTGGTCCGAGTGGCTGTACGCGGAGCAGGAGGCGGGCATCGACGCGAACCGCGCCTTCACGCGTGTCTATCGCTGGCAGAAGCGGTACCCAAGACAGACGTGGACCTGGGACGTTCCGCCCGGAGATCCGGGTCGGCGCTACATCTTCGACTGGGCGGTGTATCAGCGCGGTGCTCTCGCTGTGCAGGCGCTGCGCAACATCGTCGGTGACGACACGTTCCAACAGATCGTGCGCACCTGGCTCAGCACTCGCGTTTATGGCAACGGCTCCGACCAGGAGTTCCTGGCCCACGCCGAACAGGTGTCGGGTCGGTCGTTGCAGAAGTGGTTCGACGTGTGGCTGATGGCTCCCCATCGCCCCGCCGAGACCAAGGAGAACGGCTTCCCGCCTCAACTCCTGGACTGA
- a CDS encoding lipase family protein, which yields MAMSRSAAALGTAVVAVVAGGLLYVSAPASSLVDAPAFPKEESQAADLDATITPKLADFYDTPLGQTKTPGTLVSAQEVDGAPAGTKVFRILYSSTDLQGNAIPVTALYAVPDSAPPPGGFPLVGFAHGTTGVGRMCGISHTPFQAETPGYSAWVPHIEPLVKKGWAVVASDYSGMGAPGPSSYLVGPLEGRGILDSMRAVLQPSPDAGSVKIDAGKLGIYGKSQGGEAAMSALQLAPDYAPELDLGGGAILAPGFTPALQGVLNAVASNPTSTSQNMFVMLIAKSYAENYPDLVNLDDILSPEGRKRVALLDTMCGSELADAVSDIPLSQLINTPIATGLVTALAEGMPGNKPIPTPMIIVQGLKDKTILPQFTHAQVLTQCAWGSTVYYVRYPEDDHPSINFQARLNKPSVVDWMNARWADEPAPNNCANQLLGTAARATGVDG from the coding sequence ATGGCCATGTCTCGGTCTGCTGCCGCACTCGGAACCGCGGTGGTCGCGGTGGTGGCTGGAGGACTGCTGTATGTCAGCGCGCCGGCGAGTTCGCTGGTCGACGCGCCGGCCTTCCCCAAAGAGGAGAGCCAAGCGGCCGATCTGGACGCCACCATCACGCCGAAGTTGGCGGACTTCTACGACACTCCCCTCGGGCAGACGAAGACACCCGGAACGCTGGTCAGCGCGCAAGAGGTCGACGGCGCGCCCGCGGGCACGAAGGTCTTCCGGATCCTCTATTCCTCGACAGACCTGCAGGGCAACGCGATTCCCGTGACCGCGCTGTATGCCGTACCCGACTCCGCGCCGCCGCCCGGCGGATTCCCCCTCGTCGGGTTCGCGCACGGCACCACCGGCGTCGGACGGATGTGCGGCATCAGCCACACTCCCTTCCAAGCCGAGACCCCCGGCTACAGCGCGTGGGTGCCCCACATCGAACCCCTCGTCAAGAAGGGCTGGGCAGTCGTGGCCAGCGACTACAGCGGCATGGGCGCGCCGGGCCCGTCGTCGTACCTGGTGGGCCCGCTCGAAGGCCGCGGAATCCTCGATTCGATGCGCGCGGTCCTGCAGCCGTCACCCGATGCCGGGTCGGTGAAGATCGACGCCGGCAAGCTCGGGATCTACGGCAAGTCGCAGGGAGGCGAGGCCGCCATGTCCGCCCTGCAACTCGCACCGGACTACGCTCCCGAACTCGACCTGGGTGGTGGCGCGATTCTCGCTCCCGGGTTCACGCCTGCCCTGCAGGGTGTACTGAACGCCGTGGCCAGCAACCCGACCAGCACCTCCCAGAACATGTTCGTGATGCTCATCGCGAAGTCATATGCCGAGAACTACCCGGACCTGGTGAACCTCGACGACATCCTCAGCCCGGAGGGACGCAAACGCGTGGCGCTGCTCGACACCATGTGTGGATCCGAACTGGCCGACGCGGTGTCCGACATCCCGCTCAGCCAACTGATCAACACGCCCATTGCCACCGGTCTGGTGACGGCGCTGGCCGAGGGGATGCCGGGCAATAAGCCCATCCCGACGCCGATGATCATCGTGCAGGGATTGAAGGACAAGACGATCCTGCCGCAGTTCACCCACGCCCAGGTACTGACGCAATGTGCGTGGGGATCCACCGTCTACTACGTGCGCTACCCCGAGGACGATCACCCGTCGATCAACTTCCAGGCGCGGCTGAACAAACCCTCGGTGGTCGACTGGATGAACGCCCGCTGGGCAGACGAGCCGGCGCCGAACAACTGCGCCAATCAACTGCTGGGTACCGCCGCCCGGGCGACGGGGGTGGACGGATGA
- a CDS encoding serine hydrolase domain-containing protein, which produces MRLPRVLVAGIAAATVMAGGPSIQAGQTARVQEPARAAETTQSQKSEQPSWTKTITAGRKAMRLALKETQSTSGSVALVSGGKTVWSQTFGRVDTAGKKPSPTTKFGVGSVSKMVTAIAVMQLVDAGQVSLDTPVVRYVPDFSMQSPQYKQITVRMLLNHSAGLPGTDYADSFSSEPIPTYVDRAMAGLANSHLKTTPGAMNVYCNDCFTLAGVVVERVSGMPYQDYVTTNIFKPLGMKHSTYPTTMPAPGTVAPVIQGGKVQPIEITNLFATGALMSTSDDMAQLAKVFTGDGVVGGERILSSSAIQQMAMDETATTLRVGSPGAFRYGLGWDTVRDPALNSAGVLGWTKGGDTGDYHAGFTIAPEQGLAAVVEGAGRSFSSSAAETVAQTVLLNALVETDAIKRLPKQVSGMPPQQKPTQRDIKKITGIFLADGGALKVMEAKNRSLRIARLTDGKWATQEGRLIRREDGAFWSTSSPGASIRSVRSWDRTYLVRRGIGGTGTYSSDSVLGQRIRSGGSLSPVWQSRLGNRWLLANENPSSLNWTLFGTPAVQIVSIPDLSGYLLAEGPLAQGAPFDATTSDSVGTMFLEVPLIAGRDLYDFEFSMRDGEEFLSFDSSVLRPAATVPSLSGGSSAVTIGSEGLVEWRRVPVASKVMISGQSDWKMFDRDLAMVGSGGADSTTEQAPEGAYLAVFGPAGSTATVVVE; this is translated from the coding sequence ATGCGATTACCACGAGTCCTTGTCGCCGGCATCGCCGCTGCCACGGTGATGGCGGGGGGCCCGTCGATCCAGGCTGGGCAAACCGCGCGAGTACAGGAGCCGGCCCGGGCTGCAGAGACCACCCAGTCGCAGAAGTCCGAGCAGCCGTCGTGGACAAAGACGATCACGGCGGGTCGCAAGGCAATGAGGTTGGCGTTGAAAGAGACCCAGTCGACGTCTGGGTCGGTCGCACTGGTCTCCGGCGGCAAGACCGTGTGGAGCCAGACGTTCGGCCGGGTCGACACGGCCGGCAAGAAGCCGTCGCCCACCACGAAGTTCGGGGTCGGGTCGGTGAGCAAGATGGTGACCGCGATAGCAGTGATGCAGCTGGTGGACGCCGGCCAGGTATCCCTGGATACTCCGGTGGTCCGGTATGTGCCGGACTTCTCGATGCAGTCGCCGCAGTACAAGCAGATCACCGTGCGGATGCTGCTGAACCACTCCGCCGGCCTGCCGGGTACCGACTACGCCGACAGCTTCAGCTCCGAGCCGATCCCCACCTACGTGGATCGCGCCATGGCCGGGTTGGCCAACTCGCATCTGAAAACCACGCCTGGCGCGATGAATGTGTACTGCAACGACTGCTTCACGTTGGCCGGAGTGGTGGTGGAACGCGTCTCGGGCATGCCGTACCAGGATTACGTGACCACCAACATCTTCAAGCCGCTGGGCATGAAGCACTCGACCTACCCGACGACGATGCCGGCGCCGGGGACGGTGGCGCCAGTCATTCAGGGTGGCAAGGTCCAGCCGATCGAGATAACCAACTTGTTCGCCACCGGCGCGCTCATGTCGACGTCGGACGACATGGCCCAATTGGCCAAGGTCTTCACCGGGGACGGTGTGGTCGGCGGCGAACGGATCCTGTCCAGTTCCGCCATCCAGCAGATGGCCATGGACGAGACAGCCACCACACTGCGAGTGGGATCACCCGGTGCCTTCCGCTACGGACTGGGCTGGGACACCGTCCGGGACCCGGCGTTGAACTCCGCCGGAGTTCTCGGCTGGACCAAGGGCGGCGACACCGGTGACTACCACGCCGGGTTCACGATCGCCCCTGAGCAAGGGCTGGCTGCTGTCGTCGAGGGCGCTGGCAGGAGTTTCAGTTCCTCCGCGGCCGAGACGGTCGCGCAGACTGTGCTTCTGAACGCTCTGGTCGAAACCGACGCGATCAAGAGGCTGCCGAAGCAGGTCAGCGGCATGCCTCCCCAGCAGAAGCCGACGCAGCGGGACATCAAGAAGATCACCGGCATCTTCCTTGCCGATGGCGGGGCCCTCAAGGTGATGGAGGCCAAGAATCGGTCCCTGCGAATTGCTCGCCTGACCGACGGCAAGTGGGCCACGCAAGAGGGCCGTTTGATCCGGCGTGAGGACGGAGCCTTCTGGTCCACGTCATCCCCTGGTGCATCGATACGGTCGGTGCGGTCATGGGATCGCACGTATCTGGTGAGGCGTGGCATCGGCGGAACGGGGACGTACTCCTCCGACTCCGTTCTGGGCCAGCGGATCCGTTCGGGAGGGTCGTTGTCGCCGGTCTGGCAATCCCGGCTGGGCAATCGGTGGCTACTCGCCAACGAGAACCCGAGTTCGTTGAACTGGACGCTGTTCGGAACCCCCGCCGTGCAGATCGTGTCCATCCCCGACCTGTCCGGCTACCTCTTGGCAGAGGGCCCACTCGCCCAGGGCGCTCCCTTCGATGCCACGACCAGTGACAGCGTCGGAACGATGTTCCTCGAGGTCCCTCTGATCGCGGGCCGCGATCTCTACGACTTCGAATTCTCAATGCGGGACGGGGAGGAGTTCCTGTCGTTCGACAGCAGTGTGCTGCGGCCGGCCGCGACGGTTCCCTCCCTGTCCGGGGGCAGCAGCGCGGTCACCATCGGCTCCGAGGGATTGGTGGAATGGCGTAGGGTCCCGGTCGCCTCGAAGGTGATGATCTCGGGGCAGAGCGACTGGAAGATGTTCGATCGGGACCTGGCGATGGTCGGCTCCGGCGGAGCTGACTCCACCACCGAACAGGCGCCGGAAGGTGCGTATCTGGCGGTCTTCGGGCCTGCGGGCAGCACTGCGACGGTGGTGGTCGAGTAG